A genomic window from Chlorobium phaeobacteroides DSM 266 includes:
- a CDS encoding IS5 family transposase (programmed frameshift): MSKIKSWEVSDSFWSVVEPLIPPPERDPNKEYKRKSGGGRKPIPSRKIFEGIMFVLRTGCQWQALPKERFGSPSAIYTHFARWQRKGFFLALWQKGLAEYDDMEGIAWTWQSIDGAMTKAPLAQETVGRNPTDRGKNGTKRHILVDGRGVPLSIVVTGANRHDVTQLKAVLENIVVKRPESEQNLCADKGYQGKPALLIILSEHYIPHVKQFNEEVQEKKDNPNYKPRRWVVEVSHSWFNRFRKILVRFEKLNERYEALLFMAASIIALRKVGFIYE; the protein is encoded by the exons ATGTCAAAGATCAAGTCATGGGAGGTATCAGATTCATTCTGGAGTGTTGTTGAACCGCTCATACCTCCACCCGAGCGAGATCCAAATAAAGAGTACAAACGAAAGTCCGGAGGAGGACGTAAACCGATCCCATCAAGAAAGATCTTTGAAGGCATTATGTTTGTTTTGCGAACCGGTTGTCAGTGGCAAGCCTTGCCAAAAGAACGGTTTGGCAGTCCCAGTGCCATTTACACCCATTTTGCACGATGGCAGCGTAAAGGCTTTTTTCTTGCACTGTGGCAGAAAGGATTGGCAGAATATGATGATATGGAAGGAATAGCATGGACGTGGCAAAGCATAGATGGTGCTATGACAAAAGCTCCGCTTGCACAGGAAACTGTTGGACGAAATCCAACGGACCGG GGAAAAAATGGGACAAAGCGCCATATACTGGTAGACGGGCGTGGGGTCCCGCTCTCGATAGTCGTAACCGGAGCAAACCGACACGATGTCACTCAACTAAAAGCAGTGCTTGAAAATATTGTGGTTAAGCGTCCAGAGAGCGAACAAAACCTTTGTGCTGATAAAGGATACCAAGGAAAACCCGCACTTCTGATTATTCTATCTGAACACTATATTCCTCATGTAAAACAATTTAACGAAGAAGTTCAGGAGAAAAAAGATAACCCGAATTACAAGCCTCGCAGATGGGTTGTGGAGGTATCTCACTCATGGTTCAATCGGTTTCGAAAGATTCTGGTGAGATTTGAAAAGCTTAACGAACGATATGAGGCATTGTTGTTCATGGCGGCATCTATCATAGCGCTCAGAAAAGTTGGCTTTATTTACGAATAA
- a CDS encoding IS1380-like element ISCph6 family transposase gives MQLPYTNIHTDQPNQQALFPDCFEVSVAPVKGKKVVLDFQGGNATSDAGVLLLKEVESMTRIVPKLADCIADSRRTSSVMHSIPDLIAQRVYQIACGYEDGNDSNSMRKDPALKMALNRLPESGDDLASQPTFSRLENMVTRPELYRMAVGFLDHFLDSYTEAPRVIVLDFDDTEDVVHGKQQLALFNGYHQETCYQPLHVFEGLTGKLIASILRPGRRPTGKEIVSYVKRIVRHIRSRWPETIIVYRGDSHYGVPEVYSFLAREQNCYSVTGLGGNDVLLRSVKDIIEEVKKHGAGYRRYHTFQYQARSWKETRRVVAKVEMTEKGLNVRFISTDMQEAKAKTLYEQIYSARGNDELYIKAHKTFMKSDRTSCHRFLANQFRVFLHSAAYVLVHAFQTNLLRGTALATATFETIRLKLLKIGAKVIEMKTRIKVHLPTSYPYKPILNKCFAVLEHLRSVPWPSTAIP, from the coding sequence ATGCAACTCCCTTACACCAATATACACACTGACCAACCCAACCAACAAGCGCTATTTCCTGATTGTTTCGAAGTATCCGTTGCCCCTGTCAAGGGCAAAAAAGTGGTTCTTGATTTCCAGGGAGGCAACGCCACCAGCGATGCCGGTGTCCTGCTGTTGAAGGAAGTCGAGTCCATGACCAGGATCGTTCCGAAGCTTGCCGATTGCATTGCTGATTCCCGTCGGACCTCATCTGTCATGCATTCGATCCCTGACCTGATCGCCCAGCGGGTCTACCAGATCGCCTGCGGCTATGAGGACGGCAACGACAGCAATTCCATGCGGAAGGATCCCGCTCTCAAGATGGCCCTCAACCGTCTTCCTGAAAGCGGCGATGACCTTGCCAGCCAGCCTACCTTCAGCAGGCTGGAGAACATGGTTACCCGTCCGGAGCTCTATCGTATGGCTGTCGGGTTCCTCGATCATTTCCTTGACTCCTACACCGAGGCACCGCGGGTCATCGTCCTGGACTTTGACGATACCGAGGATGTTGTTCATGGCAAACAGCAGCTGGCGCTTTTCAACGGCTATCACCAGGAGACCTGTTACCAGCCTCTCCATGTTTTCGAGGGGTTGACTGGCAAGCTGATCGCCTCGATCCTTCGCCCCGGCAGGCGTCCTACCGGCAAGGAGATTGTATCATACGTGAAGCGCATTGTCCGCCATATCCGGAGCAGGTGGCCGGAAACAATCATCGTCTACCGCGGCGACAGCCATTACGGTGTGCCGGAAGTCTACTCCTTCCTTGCCAGAGAGCAGAACTGCTACAGCGTGACCGGCCTCGGCGGTAATGACGTGCTGCTTCGCTCCGTCAAGGACATTATTGAGGAGGTCAAGAAGCATGGAGCCGGATACCGCCGTTACCATACCTTTCAGTATCAGGCACGGAGCTGGAAGGAGACCCGCAGAGTGGTCGCCAAGGTCGAGATGACCGAAAAGGGGCTGAACGTGCGCTTCATCAGCACCGACATGCAGGAGGCAAAGGCCAAGACTCTGTACGAGCAGATTTACAGTGCACGTGGCAACGATGAACTCTACATCAAGGCGCATAAAACGTTCATGAAAAGCGACCGGACCTCATGCCATCGCTTTCTTGCCAACCAGTTCAGGGTCTTCCTGCATTCGGCGGCCTATGTCCTGGTCCACGCCTTCCAGACCAACCTGCTCCGGGGCACCGCCCTTGCCACGGCGACCTTCGAGACAATCCGATTGAAGCTCCTGAAAATCGGAGCGAAGGTCATTGAGATGAAGACACGCATCAAGGTGCATCTGCCGACCTCATATCCGTACAAACCGATACTGAACAAGTGCTTCGCCGTCCTTGAGCACCTGCGATCAGTCCCATGGCCATCAACAGCAATTCCGTAA